The Amphiprion ocellaris isolate individual 3 ecotype Okinawa chromosome 6, ASM2253959v1, whole genome shotgun sequence genome contains a region encoding:
- the ddx31 gene encoding probable ATP-dependent RNA helicase DDX31 isoform X2 yields MMSSADEQLCLNICSDVASSSSRRKHVRSQQRWNKKKQRAEKRRFSSSEDNRRRRSFKETKLQEEEPAETQAPPTEGTDTTPPKKKQKKTEAGKEAGKEAGKDAGKDAGKDAGKDAGKDVGKDAGQDAGKDARKDAGKDAGKDVGRGSIKTSSLFKHNPDIPQLHSPAVCQLKEQIFTKDSFSDLHLHPHLVVTLNKVLNISTLTSVQKQSIPALLSGRDAVIRSQTGSGKTLSFAVPLVQSLQELQPKIQRSDGPLAVIIVPTRELALQTFNTFQKLLKPFTWIVPGVLMGGEKRKAEKARLRKGINILVSTPGRLVDHIKHTLSIAFSAVRWLVLDEADRTLDLGFEKDLTVILNSLNAAGPRRQNVLLSATLTLGVTRLADVCLNDPISIHVSGPASSDLPAVAPDAGQSESFVVPEALRQFVVLVPSKVRLVCLAAFILDKCKFSQNKLIVFASSCEVVDFLHLLFTAVLARPSTNHKPPLSFLHLHGNMKQEERSETFQQFSESEGGVLLCTDVAARGLDLPQVTWIIQFTPPTAAAEYVHRVGRTARIGGRGSSLLFLTPAETAFITELANHNISLSEMKLQDILSSLMMDDTYKGRGKYHSKSSSSALQQDVRERATVLQTDFENFVHSDAKLLQAAKKALQSYLRAYTTYPAHLKHIFHIRSLHLGHAAKSFGLRDAPQGLSTGGTRTRRNQNQRTKDRSPTKHQNHNKSSGKKS; encoded by the exons ATGATGTCATCAGCTGATGAGCAGCTGTGTCTGAACATCTGCAGCGACGTGGCGTCATCGTCCAGCAGGAGGAAACATGTGAGGAGTCAGCAGAGATGGAACaaa aagaagcagagagcagagaaaaggAGGTTCAGCTCCTCGGAGGACAACCGGAGGAGACGCAGCTTCAAAGAGACGAAGTTGCAGGAGGAGGAGCCTGCAGAGACTCAG GCTCCGCCCACTGAGGGGACAGACACAACACCACcgaagaagaaacagaagaagacagaggCAGGGAAGGAAGCAGGGAAGGAAGCAGGGAAGGATGCAGGGAAGGATGCAGGGAAGGATGCAGGAAAGGACGCAGGAAAGGACGTAGGGAAGGACGCAGGGCAGGATGCAGGAAAGGATGCAAGAAAGGATGCAGGGAAGGATGCAGGGAAGGATGTGGGACGCGGCAGCATCAAGACCTCGTCTCTGTTCAAACACAACCCCGACATCCCACAGCTCCACAG TCCCGCCGTCTGTCAGCTGAAGGAGCAGATCTTCACCAAGGACTcgttctcagaccttcacctgcaTCCTCACCTG GTGGTGACATTGAACAAAGTCCTGAATATTTCCACGCTGACCAG tgttcaGAAACAGTCCATTCCAGCTCTCCTGTCAGGACGGGATGCTGTGATTCGCTCTCAGACGGGTTCAG GTAAAACTCTGTCCTTCGCTGTCCCGCTGGTCCAGAGTCTCCAGGAGCTGCAGCCCAAGATCCAGCGCTCAGACGGACCGCTGGCCGTCATCATCGTCCCCACCAGAGAG CTCGCCCTGCAGACCTTCAACACCTTCCAGAAGCTTCTTAAG CCATTCACCTGGATTGTCCCAGGGGTGCTGAtgggaggagagaagaggaaggcAGAGAAGGCCAG GCTCCGTAAAGGAATCAACATCCTGGTGTCGACTCCTGGACGTCTGGTGGATCACATCAAACACACCCTGAGCATCGCCTTCAGTGCCGTCCGCTGGCTGGTCCTGGACGAAGCCGACCG gACTCTTGATCTGGGCTTTGAGAAGGACCTGACTGTCATATTAAACAGCCTCAACGCTGCCGGACCCAGAAGACAGAACGTCCTGCTGTCAGCGACGCTCACCCTGG GTGTGACCCGCTTAGCAGACGTCTGTTTAAACGATCCAATCAGCATCCACGTGTCTGGCCCCGCCTCCTCTGACCTCCCTGCTGTTGCCCCTGATGCTGGCCAATCAGAGAGCTTCGTCGTGCCGGAGGCTCTGCGGCAGTTCGTGGTTCTGGTTCCCAGTAAAGTGCGGCTGGTCTGTCTGGCCGCCTTCATCCTGGACAAATGCAAG ttttctCAGAACAAACTCATCGTGTTCGCGTCGAGCTGCGAAGTCGTCGACTTCCTGCACTTGTTGTTCACCGCCGTCCTCGCCAGGCCCTCGACCAATCACAAGCCTCCACTCAGCTTCCTGcatctccatggcaacatgaAACAGGAG GAGCGATCGGAGACGTTCCAGCAGTTCTCAGAGTCTGAGGGGGGAGTCCTGCTGTGTACG GACGTAGCAGCCAGGGGTCTGGACCTTCCTCAGGTCACCTGGATCATTCAG TTCACGCCTCCCACGGCGGCGGCTGAATACGTTCACCGCGTCGGTCGGACGGCTCGGATTGGAGGACGAGGAAgcagcctcctcttcctcaccccCGCTGAGACCGCCTTCATCACCGAGCTGGCCAATCACAACATCAG CCTATCAGAGATGAAGCTGCAGGACATCCTGTCCAGTCTGATGATGGATGACACCTACAAGGGGCGGGGCAAGTACCACAGCAAG AGCTCGTCCTCGGCACTACAGCAGGACGTCCGTGAGCGTGCCACCGTCCTTCAGACCGACTTTGAGAACTTCGTCCACTCGGACGCCAAGTTGCTGCAGGCGGCTAAGAAAG CACTGCAGTCCTACCTGCGGGCCTACACCACCTACCCTGCCCACCTCAAGCACATCTTCCACATCCGCTCGCTGCACCTGGGCCACGCCGCCAAGAGCTTCGGCCTCAGAGACGCTCCACAGGGCCTCAGCACCGGcgggaccagaaccaggaggaaccagaaccagaggaCCAAGGACAGGAGCCCCACTAAACACCAGAACCACAACAAGTCCAGCGGAAAGAAGAG CTGA
- the ddx31 gene encoding probable ATP-dependent RNA helicase DDX31 isoform X1, which produces MMSSADEQLCLNICSDVASSSSRRKHVRSQQRWNKKKQRAEKRRFSSSEDNRRRRSFKETKLQEEEPAETQAPPTEGTDTTPPKKKQKKTEAGKEAGKEAGKDAGKDAGKDAGKDAGKDVGKDAGQDAGKDARKDAGKDAGKDVGRGSIKTSSLFKHNPDIPQLHSPAVCQLKEQIFTKDSFSDLHLHPHLVVTLNKVLNISTLTSVQKQSIPALLSGRDAVIRSQTGSGKTLSFAVPLVQSLQELQPKIQRSDGPLAVIIVPTRELALQTFNTFQKLLKPFTWIVPGVLMGGEKRKAEKARLRKGINILVSTPGRLVDHIKHTLSIAFSAVRWLVLDEADRTLDLGFEKDLTVILNSLNAAGPRRQNVLLSATLTLGVTRLADVCLNDPISIHVSGPASSDLPAVAPDAGQSESFVVPEALRQFVVLVPSKVRLVCLAAFILDKCKFSQNKLIVFASSCEVVDFLHLLFTAVLARPSTNHKPPLSFLHLHGNMKQEERSETFQQFSESEGGVLLCTDVAARGLDLPQVTWIIQFTPPTAAAEYVHRVGRTARIGGRGSSLLFLTPAETAFITELANHNISLSEMKLQDILSSLMMDDTYKGRGKYHSKSSSSALQQDVRERATVLQTDFENFVHSDAKLLQAAKKALQSYLRAYTTYPAHLKHIFHIRSLHLGHAAKSFGLRDAPQGLSTGGTRTRRNQNQRTKDRSPTKHQNHNKSSGKKRFSAAQMDLRLLRSEFSSGLEERRPDKNKNKNKKKKENVLQKHQN; this is translated from the exons ATGATGTCATCAGCTGATGAGCAGCTGTGTCTGAACATCTGCAGCGACGTGGCGTCATCGTCCAGCAGGAGGAAACATGTGAGGAGTCAGCAGAGATGGAACaaa aagaagcagagagcagagaaaaggAGGTTCAGCTCCTCGGAGGACAACCGGAGGAGACGCAGCTTCAAAGAGACGAAGTTGCAGGAGGAGGAGCCTGCAGAGACTCAG GCTCCGCCCACTGAGGGGACAGACACAACACCACcgaagaagaaacagaagaagacagaggCAGGGAAGGAAGCAGGGAAGGAAGCAGGGAAGGATGCAGGGAAGGATGCAGGGAAGGATGCAGGAAAGGACGCAGGAAAGGACGTAGGGAAGGACGCAGGGCAGGATGCAGGAAAGGATGCAAGAAAGGATGCAGGGAAGGATGCAGGGAAGGATGTGGGACGCGGCAGCATCAAGACCTCGTCTCTGTTCAAACACAACCCCGACATCCCACAGCTCCACAG TCCCGCCGTCTGTCAGCTGAAGGAGCAGATCTTCACCAAGGACTcgttctcagaccttcacctgcaTCCTCACCTG GTGGTGACATTGAACAAAGTCCTGAATATTTCCACGCTGACCAG tgttcaGAAACAGTCCATTCCAGCTCTCCTGTCAGGACGGGATGCTGTGATTCGCTCTCAGACGGGTTCAG GTAAAACTCTGTCCTTCGCTGTCCCGCTGGTCCAGAGTCTCCAGGAGCTGCAGCCCAAGATCCAGCGCTCAGACGGACCGCTGGCCGTCATCATCGTCCCCACCAGAGAG CTCGCCCTGCAGACCTTCAACACCTTCCAGAAGCTTCTTAAG CCATTCACCTGGATTGTCCCAGGGGTGCTGAtgggaggagagaagaggaaggcAGAGAAGGCCAG GCTCCGTAAAGGAATCAACATCCTGGTGTCGACTCCTGGACGTCTGGTGGATCACATCAAACACACCCTGAGCATCGCCTTCAGTGCCGTCCGCTGGCTGGTCCTGGACGAAGCCGACCG gACTCTTGATCTGGGCTTTGAGAAGGACCTGACTGTCATATTAAACAGCCTCAACGCTGCCGGACCCAGAAGACAGAACGTCCTGCTGTCAGCGACGCTCACCCTGG GTGTGACCCGCTTAGCAGACGTCTGTTTAAACGATCCAATCAGCATCCACGTGTCTGGCCCCGCCTCCTCTGACCTCCCTGCTGTTGCCCCTGATGCTGGCCAATCAGAGAGCTTCGTCGTGCCGGAGGCTCTGCGGCAGTTCGTGGTTCTGGTTCCCAGTAAAGTGCGGCTGGTCTGTCTGGCCGCCTTCATCCTGGACAAATGCAAG ttttctCAGAACAAACTCATCGTGTTCGCGTCGAGCTGCGAAGTCGTCGACTTCCTGCACTTGTTGTTCACCGCCGTCCTCGCCAGGCCCTCGACCAATCACAAGCCTCCACTCAGCTTCCTGcatctccatggcaacatgaAACAGGAG GAGCGATCGGAGACGTTCCAGCAGTTCTCAGAGTCTGAGGGGGGAGTCCTGCTGTGTACG GACGTAGCAGCCAGGGGTCTGGACCTTCCTCAGGTCACCTGGATCATTCAG TTCACGCCTCCCACGGCGGCGGCTGAATACGTTCACCGCGTCGGTCGGACGGCTCGGATTGGAGGACGAGGAAgcagcctcctcttcctcaccccCGCTGAGACCGCCTTCATCACCGAGCTGGCCAATCACAACATCAG CCTATCAGAGATGAAGCTGCAGGACATCCTGTCCAGTCTGATGATGGATGACACCTACAAGGGGCGGGGCAAGTACCACAGCAAG AGCTCGTCCTCGGCACTACAGCAGGACGTCCGTGAGCGTGCCACCGTCCTTCAGACCGACTTTGAGAACTTCGTCCACTCGGACGCCAAGTTGCTGCAGGCGGCTAAGAAAG CACTGCAGTCCTACCTGCGGGCCTACACCACCTACCCTGCCCACCTCAAGCACATCTTCCACATCCGCTCGCTGCACCTGGGCCACGCCGCCAAGAGCTTCGGCCTCAGAGACGCTCCACAGGGCCTCAGCACCGGcgggaccagaaccaggaggaaccagaaccagaggaCCAAGGACAGGAGCCCCACTAAACACCAGAACCACAACAAGTCCAGCGGAAAGAAGAG GTTCTCCGCTGCTCAGATGGATCTCCGACTGCTTCGCTCCGAGTTCTCCAGCGGGTTGGAGGAACGCCGGCCAgacaagaacaagaacaagaacaagaagaagaaggagaacgTTCTGCAGAAACACCAGAACTGA